AGTCCACCATGTCGAAATTCATGGCTCTGAAATGACTGTAATCATACGTCACCCGAACCCACGGGCTGTCGGCCTGCCGCATCAACCAGAGAGCACCATCGGGACTGTGCAGGGCGCTCCCCACGTGCGGCTTGATGGCCAGCAGGATCTCTTGGGAGCGGCCAACCTCCGCCCATTCCCGGAGCTTCTCGGCCATGGGCTCCTTCGCCTGGTCCCACTCGGAGGTCTTCCCTCCCAGCGTCAAGACCAGTACGGGGCGCCGGTGCCGCCGCCCGGGGGTCCTCACGTTGAAGGGATAGATGTCGCGCCAGAGTTGCGCCGCCCGTTTGATCCGCTCCAGGTTCTCCCGGTGGGCCTCGGGACCCACCAGCAGCCTCAGGTCCTCGTCCAACCCGCTCAGCCCCAGTCCCAACTCACCGAATAGACTGGCCAATTCACGCCGGGCCGACCGGGTGAGAATCTTGGGATCGTCCTGCCAACCGGGATAGATGGCCGGCTCCACATCGTCGTACCCCACCTCGCTGGCCATGCGCATGGCGTCCGGCGTGCGGAGGGTTCGATTGTTGTAGAGACTCCACCCGAGGCCGATGGCCAGTTTCGGTTTGTGCCCGGAAGCGGCGGCCCGACCCGTGGACATCAGCGTCACAGCTCCTGCTGGAATGGACTTGAGAAACGCTCGCCGGTGGAGCTGGGACATTCCGGATTTCCCTTCAATTCGACGCCGCAAAGTCTAACCTACCACCCCTGATAACACAAACCTCCGAGCCCCGTCCCAATGGCGTCCCGGATCCGGATTTTTCCTTGCAATTTCCCGCTTGTCCGTTGCTGCACCGGCCACCGGTTGTGGTGTAAACTCACCGGCAGGTCGCCGGAGTGGTGGAATTGGCAGACGCGCTGCGTTCAGGACGCAGTGGGCTAGACGCCCGTGGGAGTTCGAGTCTCCCCTCCGGCACCAAATCCATTTTGCAATGTCGTGGTTTGGGGGCGCGCCTGGTGGGCGTCCTTTCGCCCATTGTGCCCACAGCGGAGAAGTTGCCGGGAAACGACGCCCTTTACTTCGCCTTCGGAACGAGCCGGTCCAACTTTTCCCGCAGCTCCGTCATGCTGTAAGGCTTGATCACCACCTCCTGCCCCCCCGCAGCCAGGATTTCTTCGGAACTTCCCTCCATGGCCGCGGCGCCGATGGCCAGGATCGGAACCCGATCCAGGTTTCCGGCCCGGCGAATCTGACGGATGACCCGGAATCCTCCTCCTCCGGAGATCATCATGTCCACGATGATCAAGTCGGGTCTGAAACCCATCAGGTCCGCCAAGGAGGACCGGGGCGAGAACGACTGCGTGCGAAAGCCGAGGCTCTGCAAGACGAATTGAATCGAGTAGATGTCGTCGGTCTTCTCTTCGATCACCGCCAACCGTTTCGACTCGACAGTCGGGGCACGCGGACGGCGGCGCCTCACCGGTCCAACATCCTTCTGAGCAGCTCGTTGACCATTTTCGGGTTGGCTTGCCCGCGGGTCTGCCGCATCACCTGTCCCACGAAGAATCCCAGCAGGCCCCGCTTCCCATTCCTATAACGTTCGACGGCACCGGCATGCGACTCCAAAATCCCGGAAACGACGGATTCCAATTCGCTCCGATCACTGATCTGGGCCAGGTTTTGCTCCCTGACGATCTTCCCTGGAGACTTGCCCGTCTCATACATCCGGTCGAAGACACCCTTGGCCATCTTGCCGCTGATGGTTCCGTCGTCCAGGAGACGGATCAGCTCGCCGAGATCCGCAGCCTTGACAGGAGAATCTTCGAGGCCGCGCCCGTCTTTTCTCAGCCGGTGGGTCACATCCCCCACCATCCAGTTCAGAACCGACTTTGGATTTCCGGCCCTCTCGGCGGATGCTTCGAAGTATTCGGCAAACTCGGGGGTCCGGGTAGCCACGAGGGCGTCACCGGGATCGAGACCGTACTGGGAACCGAACCGGCGCGCGCGGTCTCCAGGAAGCTCCGGCATCTGATTCCTGATCTCATCCAACCGCTCAGCCGAGATCACGACCGGAAGGAGATCCGGATCGGGAAAGTACCTGTAGTCGTGGGCCTCTTCCTTGCTTCTCATGGGACGCGTCACTTCCAGGTCCTCATCCCACAGCCGCGTCTCCTGAACGACTTGCCGCCCCGACTCCAAGACTTGAATCTGCCTCCGGATCTCGTAGTCAAGAGCCTTGTTCAAAAATCGGAAAGAGTTCAGATTCTTGATTTCAGTCTTGGTTCCCAGCGAAGTCTCCCCCCGTGGACGGACCGAGACATTGGCATCGCAGCGAAGACTCCCTTCCTCCATGTTGCCGTCACACAGCGACAGAAAAAGCAGGACTCGTCTCAGGTAGTCCAGGAACTCGCTGGCCTCCTTGCCCGACCTCAGATCGGGATGGGTGACGATCTCCATCAACGGGACTCCGCATCGATTCAAGTTGACCTGCGTGTCCTGCCTCGCGGCATGAATCGACTTGCCGGCGTCCTCCTCCAGATGGACTCGGATGATCCCCACGCTGAGTTCACGCACTGTTCCGGGCGTCCCCCGAGCCAGGCGATCCAGGGTCAGAAGCCGCACCCGCCCATCGACCGCCAGCGGCTCTTCAAACTGGGAGATCTGATAACCCTTGGGAAGATCAGGGTAGAAATAGTTCTTTCGAGCGAGGAGCGAACGCCGGTTGATGCGGCACTCCAGGGCCATTCCGGCGATGGCCGCCATCTCCACCGCTTGGACGTTGACCACCGGAAGCGATCCGGGAAGACCGAGGCAGACCGGACAGGTCTGGGAATTCGGGGGAGCTCCGAACCGGGTGCTGCAACCGCAGAACACCTTGCTCCGGGTGCGCAGTTGGGCGTGGACCTCCAGACCGATTACCGGCTCGTACTGCATCGGACCAACTCCAGAAGCT
The genomic region above belongs to Acidobacteriota bacterium and contains:
- the gatB gene encoding Asp-tRNA(Asn)/Glu-tRNA(Gln) amidotransferase subunit GatB, with protein sequence MQYEPVIGLEVHAQLRTRSKVFCGCSTRFGAPPNSQTCPVCLGLPGSLPVVNVQAVEMAAIAGMALECRINRRSLLARKNYFYPDLPKGYQISQFEEPLAVDGRVRLLTLDRLARGTPGTVRELSVGIIRVHLEEDAGKSIHAARQDTQVNLNRCGVPLMEIVTHPDLRSGKEASEFLDYLRRVLLFLSLCDGNMEEGSLRCDANVSVRPRGETSLGTKTEIKNLNSFRFLNKALDYEIRRQIQVLESGRQVVQETRLWDEDLEVTRPMRSKEEAHDYRYFPDPDLLPVVISAERLDEIRNQMPELPGDRARRFGSQYGLDPGDALVATRTPEFAEYFEASAERAGNPKSVLNWMVGDVTHRLRKDGRGLEDSPVKAADLGELIRLLDDGTISGKMAKGVFDRMYETGKSPGKIVREQNLAQISDRSELESVVSGILESHAGAVERYRNGKRGLLGFFVGQVMRQTRGQANPKMVNELLRRMLDR
- a CDS encoding sugar phosphate isomerase/epimerase; translated protein: MSTGRAAASGHKPKLAIGLGWSLYNNRTLRTPDAMRMASEVGYDDVEPAIYPGWQDDPKILTRSARRELASLFGELGLGLSGLDEDLRLLVGPEAHRENLERIKRAAQLWRDIYPFNVRTPGRRHRRPVLVLTLGGKTSEWDQAKEPMAEKLREWAEVGRSQEILLAIKPHVGSALHSPDGALWLMRQADSPWVRVTYDYSHFRAMNFDMVDSIRLLGSHAVFAHAKDATINDQGKTQFLLPGDGDTDYVSYLKELQAQGYRGSIVLEVSGQIHRKPGYDPLAAARYCYRQMSRAFEKAGVSRG
- a CDS encoding response regulator, producing the protein MRRRRPRAPTVESKRLAVIEEKTDDIYSIQFVLQSLGFRTQSFSPRSSLADLMGFRPDLIIVDMMISGGGGFRVIRQIRRAGNLDRVPILAIGAAAMEGSSEEILAAGGQEVVIKPYSMTELREKLDRLVPKAK